Proteins encoded within one genomic window of Deinococcus ruber:
- a CDS encoding ParA family protein, whose translation MILSLVSWKGGCGKTTSSIHLAALLASRGTTMLVDEDRSRNASNWAGRGAGVLPFKAYPPRALGTEARKHEHIVIDTRGGLEDQDLLDLYENSDIVVVPAVAESMTLEALVNTVQTLKKHGKDTQKLRVLFTMARRASGKTDKVAEAKNAVMELGIQTLQTTIRATEAFKDACDAGRLVKDTRNPVGKLAWMDYERAFRELTA comes from the coding sequence ATGATTTTATCGCTTGTTTCATGGAAGGGAGGATGTGGAAAGACGACGAGTAGCATCCATCTCGCAGCGCTCCTCGCAAGCCGCGGCACCACGATGCTCGTAGATGAAGATCGCAGCCGCAACGCCAGCAACTGGGCAGGGCGAGGTGCAGGCGTCTTACCGTTCAAGGCGTATCCGCCACGCGCCCTGGGCACTGAAGCAAGAAAACACGAGCATATTGTCATCGACACCAGAGGCGGACTTGAGGACCAGGACCTTCTCGATCTTTATGAAAACAGCGACATTGTTGTTGTGCCGGCCGTCGCAGAGAGCATGACGCTCGAAGCGCTCGTCAATACTGTCCAGACGCTCAAAAAACACGGGAAGGACACGCAAAAATTACGCGTTCTCTTCACGATGGCCCGGCGGGCTTCAGGTAAGACAGATAAAGTCGCAGAAGCAAAAAATGCTGTCATGGAATTAGGTATTCAAACACTTCAGACAACGATTCGGGCTACAGAAGCATTCAAGGATGCCTGTGATGCAGGACGTCTTGTAAAAGATACCCGAAATCCAGTTGGGAAACTGGCTTGGATGGACTATGAACGCGCCTTCCGGGAGCTGACAGCGTGA